CTTGCTTTTATGAGACAAAAGGCCATACATATGGGAGTCTATATGGCCATGCTCGTGCACCTGGTCCTCTTCTCACTGCTTTAGATTTTGGTTGGAAGCATGTGTCCAGTGTTTTGGACATAGAAAACtcgttttcaataattttttcatataaaaacactttaatcaTCTTCATAAACCTATTTTGTACCCTAATATACCTTGAAacagatagaaaaaaaattgaaccaaatattaaaaaaaaaattagagccctcatataattttttcagcAACAAGAAACTTCAAAAAGACTTCGAAAAGGAACTCCGCTTGTAAGGAGAGACTGCATATCAATGCAAtgcattgattatttttagttttttttttctcatttaatttatcctttaataCTAGTTTTAGGTTTATTGAGGAttcaatttcatgatttttttttatgtgtttatccTTATCTCATAAGATGATATTATGGGtttaacctgggttgacttagatttttttttattttttttcaattttattatttaacataggAGTGATTGAGAACTGgacttaaaaaatttgtttcaatttaattttcatatggTTGTCTCAATCTTATGATCCGGATTGTGATTTTGATGGGTTGATCcaggatattttttaaagtcttattttaattgattttttttttaatttcaccattcaagaCTCGATTGACTGATatttgagcttcataatttattttgatttactttaatCAACCGGTTGAGTCAAATTATTAAAGTTTCATATTATCATGATTCAGAAGTACGAGATTTACTGAATAATGCTATTTTGAAGCGTGACAATTATTTTGTCGTATTTAGAAATAAcaatatttagtaaatattatatttctaaagCACAATAAGATAAACTATGAtatttcactaattttttttaaatattgttattctgttaaaatatttaaaaaactatgttaattttaaaaaatatccttcATAATTCCGTATACggtaaataaaacaacaaaaaaaggcaTCCTCGTTCCTCAACGGCTACAATCCAAGCCATCAAAAAAACAATCCCACTAAAATCTAACGGCCCCTACCTTTTAACCCTCGCTATTCAAATCTTATTCTCCAACGGTCAAATGCCAACAACTCCCACTCATTAAAATCCCCACAAGCTTATTCCCAAAACTAGCCGTtaccacctctctctctctctcctctgtaaaCAACTCTCTCCCCCTCAAATCAAATCCACAGCATTAAACATTCaaagattctttttttatatatccaaTTCAAGAATCAATCAAGTTTAACCCTTGATCAGCACCCCGGCTAAAGAATCCAAGGCCGCAAGCAAGAAGTTGGATTCCTGCTCTCCAATACCAAGCAGACCAACAAATCCCATTTCAAGAAACTCAGAGATTAATCCAATGAGGAGAAGTTTCAGTGGAAGCCCATTTTCTAAACCTTCTATTATTTCCAATCAAGGAGGAGGAGGCTTTAACCCCAATACTCCTGTTAATAGCCCTTCAGGTTTGATTTCTTTCactgtttccttttccttttttttttcttgcagtgAACAAACATTTAATACATCTTAATACATCTTTTATTGGGTTTTGTTTAGtcttttctataatttaatagggttttgctatattttattttttattggaaaatagCTTATGAGGTTGTCTATGGTTTGTTTGGGAAGTAATTGAAAGGATAGGAATTTGCTACATCTTGTGCTTTTTTTGtatgagattttaataaaaCGATGGCTTAATGGGTTGTCAATACTTGGTTTGGCAATTAAGCCTTCCatttgtttaattatgtttttgttttgctggaAACTAGTTTGTGGGTCAATTTTGCAACAAAACAGGTTCGGTGTTTTAGAGTGAACGTGGTAGATATTTCATGTTAATGTTGCCCTTAAGTTTACTTGAAACAAAGAGCTTCTGCAAAAATCACCGGACATAATGTTTCAATCAAGTTCCCTCTTGGTCTTcgggaacgtttgggaacgcggctgcgactgcgtttcaaaaaaatttaatttttttttaactaaaatttaatatgatttgtatgttttggatcgttttgatgtgctgatgtcaaaaataatttttagaaaatgaaaaaacatcattgacatgtattttgatacgaaaagttatttgaaaagcacccgcaaccacactgccaaacacgctcttcaACAGCCAAATAGTAAaagcttgttttgttttaaaattgatatcttGATTCTGATCGgcagctttttgttttttggtttgcaGATTATCCGCGAAGAAACTCTATTAGCAGAGACAATATCGTAGTTACATTGCGTGATCACGAGGACAAAGAAAATGGTAAAGACCAGACTTGGAAATCAGTGAGAATTCGTTCACCAGCAAAGGGTACAAAGAATTTCATGTCTCCAACAATTTCTGCAGCTTCAAAAATCAATGCATCTccgaaaaagaaaatcttggcTGATAGGAATGAGCAAATTCGCACTTCGATTTCATTTGCTGATGCAAAAAGCCCTTTAATGGAAGACTTGGACTCAAACCCTGACAAGGGTTTGAATCAGAAGAAGGAGGTCTCGTTTGATTCGACAGTCATTTACTTGGCGGACAATAATGATTCCAAAAGTGAGAAACGTGTTGATTTGATGGTAGATTCAAGTGCTAAAGATGATTTGGACTTGTCATCAAAGAAACTAACTGTTGAGAAGGATTGTGTTAATCTTGATTCAAGTTTTAAGATTAATCCAAGGGTCTCTAGTTCATTGCCAAGTCCTGCTTTGGCACCTCTTGACGCAGATCCATCAATGCCGCCTTATGATCCTAAGACTAATTACCTCTCACCAAGGCCTCAGTTTCTTCATTATAGGCCTAACCCGCGAGTTGAGCTTTATCTAAACAAGGAAAGAGATGGCCAATCACTTGATGAGATTTTTGCATCTGAATCCTCAGAAACTGAAGTTAGTGAAGCAGAAGACAGTCACTCTGATGATTTGCAGAAAGAATCGGATGCTTCTTTAGCCAATGAggtgaaagaagaagaggaatcgGAAGAGCTGCTGCTAATATCTGAACCCAACCCCATTAGTACTtttgtggaggaggagaaggaagaGCTGCTTGTATCTGAACCCAATTCCATTAGTACTTCTGTGGAGAAGGCTAGAGAGAAAAGGGTGTCTAAATCACATTTCTTTACAAGAAGAAAGTTCGATGCTTTGCTTTTTGTCCTGACTGTTGGATTTTTATATGCTTCGTTTTCTAAATCCCCAGTCATGGATCCTTCTGTGCTGAATAACTTGACCTTCCCTGAGCCGTATGTCCCACCTGAACTCTCAGAGTATGCCAGACAAAGTTTTGAAGCTCTAGCTCATAAGGTCCAGCTTTGGCTACATCAGTGTATTTGTTACACACACAATCTGATTAACAGCTTCAGAGGTGGGCACAACCTGGGTTCCTTGCAGTATGCCAATTTGACCATTTTGGTTGAAGATGGCATAGTTGGTGGTCAATTTGCATTTGACCAGAGCATtttaggatcaaaagttaagtaCGAAGAGAAAGTTTCAGCGCCCATAAGTGCAGCAGAGGTAGACATTAAGCTAGTAGATGAATGGGATCAACCAACTACAGCTGATGAGGACATTAAAGAAGTTGCAGGAGATAATAATGATGGGTATTTTGATAGTGTTCCAGATCCTGAAGAGGTTAGCGTTCCCGAGTCTGAAGAAGTAAATCTGCTCCCCCAATCTGAGGTGACTGGACCTGGTAAGGAGGTCATCCAAGAAAGTGCTGAAACCGCTGCTAACGTTGTGAAGCTGCAAAGTAACATAGACCTTGAAGACCAGTTTGTACTGATCCCACAAGCTGCTGAAATTCAACCAGAAATCTTGAATTACATGCAATGTCAAGGCAGGGATGCTATTAGTTCTGCAGATATTGAGTCCCCTGCAGCAGAGGACAATTTTGAAATACTTGAAGGAGCTGCCACAGAAAATCCACGAAGTTCAGAAGAAGTAAATCTGTTCCCCCAATCTGAGGTGAGTGGACCTGGTAAGTCAACACAAGAGGCCATCCAAGAAAGTGCTGAAACCGCTGCTAACGTTGTGAAGCTGCAAAGTAACATAGACCTTGAAGACCAGTTTGTACTGATCCCAAAAGCTGCTGAAATTCAACCAGAAATCTTGAATTCCATGCAATCTCAAGGCAGAGATGATATTAGTTCTGCAGATATTGAGTCCCTTGTAGCAGAGGACAATTTTGAAATACTTGAAGGAGCTGCCACAGAAAATCCACGAAGTTCAGAATTAGTGAACACACATTCAGCACAGAGAATGGTGGGGATTTCCTTGATTGTTTTCAGTCTACTTGGGACAGTCTTCATTTATATGAAAAGTCGAACTCCCACAGCTCAAAACGCTACATTTACAGTGGATCAAGTGCCAATTACTAAGAAATTGGATTTTTGCCCACTGTCAGTCGCAGCAGAACATGAAGACATTGCAGGAGAGTCATGCTCATCAGAAATGAGCAGCTTCAGCTTGTCTTACAGCAAGAAAGGACAGAAGGGAAAAAGTGAAGCTCAAAACTCCAAGCCTAGGAAGAGCAATCACAGGAGAGAATCCATGGCTTCGTCAGACTATTCCGTCGGTTCCATGGGTTCGCCTTCTTACGGCAGCTTCACCACGTATGAAAAGATCCCAAGCAAGCATGTAAAGAACCTATATCCTATATTGTACATTTATGGTTTTGTATAACTGCaacttgaatttttatcttatgtgttttttttttttttgaagggaaATGCAGATGAAGAGGTGATCACTCCAGTTAGGCGCTCTAGCAGAATCAGACACCAAGTCATTTCTCCATGACCTGTTCAAAAAGAATTTCTGGATGATGGCACAATTCTCTTGTGATTTTGTTGTGATTGAATCACTATTTAGTTGCTGACAAGCTACTTTAACAACATAGCTTAATTTGATTGCTTGTAATCGAGCTCAACCCTGTTGTTAGGGGGAGTGCTTCAACTATATTGAGTCTTCAGTAGATTTCCGTTGTTAAAGGTTGCTCTGATTGTTTAGGCTACTTTGAATTGCCCCTATATAAATCATTGTTTCGGGTTTACTTTTCTTTTCGCTTAACAGTTCTTTTAGCTAGAGTTCTGTGACTTGactttcaagttttaggagaggAGCTAGCTAGTGCTTGCCCTCAAGCACCATTTAAAAATGTTACTCTTTCATTAATGAATTTTCCTTGCACGCAGCCTTACAGTCATTAATAAATGGTGGTGTTTATTTTTGAAGTTGCTAATGCAAAATCTATGCTGGAACATAAAGTGCGTTGTAGAAGTAttcatttaattgaatttgatggttGGCCTCATGTTTAGCCAGATCAAAGTTGGATTCGagttaatatttgttttgaccCAGATATTTTCATGACTATAGAGAGAAAAGAGTAGTTAAAAAACTGATATCTGCTGATATTGCGATCAGTGTGCGTTCTCAGGAAGCGTGAGTTGTCACCTGAAACTAGGGTTCAGTATTCCACGACAATGGTAGTTCGTTCTGAACtatcataaagaaaagaaaattttaattatgtaaataaacaaaacaagcaTGTAGGTGTTTGAATGGTTGAGGACACTCATCATTCATCTAATTCATCTGCACATGGCATCCAACACTACAATGAAGCCTGGAGTGAAGATTTTAAGTAGACATATCTCACTGTTCGAATATGTTTGTGTTCAGTATAAGCATGTGCATGAGTGAAAAACAAACGGAAGAGTTCTGGTCTTCTCATGGAGCACTACGTGTCCTTTACATATTTATGGTTCAGTTTATGATAAACTGGTAATTTGTCGGTTTGCTTGTCCCAACCATGCCTGCTATTTATGGTGATTCTGTTACTCTTTTTTATCCATTGAAGTATGGTTGTGAAGGTGGGCATTGGGAGTCTATTTTTCACGCCACAAGGTGAAAAGCCATTTGGATCATGGAGAGAGAATCACGAGCTTGATATAAATGCGAAGATTGCAACAAGACAGCTGTTGAGCTCATCACCCAGGCCTTGTTGTAACTGTTCAGTTTTTTccctcgtgttttttttttctccctgcAGGGAATTGTTAAAGCTATCAGATTCTTACTTGTGTATAAACAAACCTCTTCAGTTGCTTGAAGTTGATGAAAGTTCAAGACTTGGAAGCCTTACTGTTCCTCCTGAAATAGCCTCTCGGGTTACTCAACATTTAGAAAGTCACTCCGAGGAATGCACCGCTCTTCTGGCTTCTGCTTCTCCATATCGAGATTTAGACGATCTTAATGTTCCTGAATGGCCCGACGATTGGTAGAAGAATAATTGACAAGGGATTTCCATTTCTCTACTTGTCTTTGGGATGGAGCTCTCTTATCTCCAGTGAGACTGACTTCTGGGTGTTTGAATACTATTGAGAACCTAGAGATTGCAGGTGTGTACAGAATGAAAAGTGAGCTTTGCTCCTGAACTGGCTCAGAGTTTTCCAAGCTTTGTTTGGTCAAACAAAGTACATGACTATGCTAGCATCCGCAAACTATCCCACTCTTAGTGTTCCTTTTTCGCTCTCAGTCTCTAGGAATGGAGTGGTAAGTCGTACAAAATGGAGACGGGCATTTAGTTTCAGATAATTAATTTGCAGTGTGCGTACGTTAGTGCTAACAAACCACTTTTAAGGAGCGAAAAGAAGTCTTTGAGAAGACATTCATACATAATATTCTTGTTTGAAGAGTCAAAAGAAACAGATTTGAACCCAAAAGAAGTTGTTCagtgaaagaaaaaatgagctaataaataaaatttcttatcaTTTGCTATTATATCTTGATTGTAACGATGAGCTCTGAGTCTATTTTGAGGCTTGTCGGTTTGGCCTCTGcttcaaaattctcaaaatttaaAAGGCTTGGGCATCTTGACTGGAGAAAAATACCGAGTCTGTTGTGTTCATATTTGGAATCAATTCTAGACTTTCGGCATGCCTTTGGCAACTTGAAGTGTTCTCATACATGTAAAGCCATGGTTCTTTccagtttttcctttctttcaatACTTGTATTTCTTGTGTTATCATGGATAGTTTCACTTTCAATTCAGGATAGTTTTCTACAATGTCTCTCAAGAATTGTGAGTTGTCCTTTCCTCCTTCCACTGCCTCGTATGCTTCAAACAACCGTTCATTCAGAGctgttttttaatcataaattgacCGTAAGCTGCAACACTTCCTCGTGTTCATAAGAAGCATGAGATTGCTTGAGCACTATATATTGGGTAATGATATATCCAAATGGTGGTCTTGTGATCTGGTAGTATGTTGACAACCTTCTTTGAGAAATTTGATAACATAGCTTATGAAGCTTGATTagatatcaaatatataaaaacagaaatagTGGTGTGGATGGTGCTACTGATCTGAACTGCCCTTTTCAGATGTTGCCAAGCCGTGAACCGCCAATGGTGCTGTTGGCGGTGCAACAAGTAGCGGATGCTGCCGCTGCTGACTTTAGCTGTCTTTTTTATGATGAAGACAAGTAGATTAGTTTTTGGTGTTGATTTTAATCCCATTTGGCTTTGACTAGCCTTGGTGCCCGCTATTGACGCGGAGTTGGATTTTTTTACGTAAAACAATGTCCTGCTGTTGtcaatgtgttttaaaaataataatacgaTACTCGAGGAATAGACCtctcatcaaatcaaataaactgACTTTGttacagttaaaaaaacaaaaaacaatagtaGATGTATctagtttaaaaagaaaagtaaaaaaataaaaagacaaactatatatcttaatttataatttattaaatataaaaaaataaaataaaataaaataatataaaaaattgatattaattaagtcgaattaatatgataaatatataaccttgttaatcagatgaaacaaatttgaaatatCTTTCTAAACTCAAAGcacaaatcataaaattaaaataattcaataaaaaaattaaaaattccacCCTATTCTTTTCTCCTGTAGGAGCATCATCAAGcatgtatcttttttttattgccaatattttttatgtcacaATAATCATGACGTGTCACATCAACTACGAGCTGCCATCGTCAGCAAAACTAACTTTTCTTTATCAATGCACTAGGCAGGCAAGCGAAGTTAAAAAAGATGCCAGGAGAGATACACATATCcgatctatttatttttttaaaaaatatatttttaaaaaagttaaatattttttttttattttcaacttatttttatatattaatatcaataataaattttaaaaaataaaaaaaaatatttttttaatatactttaaaataattttttttaaataatcactatcacaatattttaatataatataaccaTAAAGTAATTTCTAGCAATAAAAGCTATTCAAAGCCaaccaaggataaaaaaaaaccagacaaAAACCTCGAAAGCCTTGCCATATACACACTCCCCCTACACTCAttgtattctttattttattgtatatttctttctttacacACCTGTTGATTTAAATACTgaatagtttttatttgtatttttcatgacacttaTTTTCATAGGAATAGCTTATCAACCCAATCTTACCAgtcaatatataaatatatacatacatacatatatatacatatatatatacacatacttttttttttgtataatttttatttttttctcgatttcattaaaatttaaccCTGAGTTCCAAGGCTTCTACGAAACTAGTCAACATGTTGATGTTATTGTTTGTCGTAGAAACCAATGTCAAagattttgctctttttttggCCTGCAAGAATCGGAACTAGATCAacatacaaatatattaaatgcaAGACACCTAAACTATTTAGAGTATAGTTTATTATACAAGGGCTTTGTTACATAAACAATGACCACCGTCCACACCTTTACCTTGGCAGTTCTATACACTCGACCGAGACATGAAATTGCGAGGTCGTGGATGTGCAGAACTGCACACTTCATTGTATTAAAAACGAGTGTTAAAAAATTGTGTTCTTGACAAcggcagaaagaaaaaaaaacatacaccaAGAACGGAAGATGAATAAATTTAGCTCAATCTATCAAGCTCTCCTGCAAAATACGAGGCCAGTAAAAATAACTGCATATTTTAGAGAGTACTTAGTTTACTGGGCTGCACTAGATGCttgtctaatatttttttaaaatataaaaaaatattattaagtttAATTTAGGGGGTAACTTTGAAATACATAGACCCGCCTTAATATATAACttggataaaaatttaaattatataaaaattattttgatataatctaATTAACTTTAAAGATTTTGTAATAACCTAGATAACCggtaaaaaaacatggtttgatttaattttttttatagaaagatatgtttttttaaaacattaaaacaatgaTATACTGAATTGATTTAGGTTTCATGACTTAACTCATTAAATATGGGTCATGAATTTCATTGAacttaataactttttaaaaactattttttatttaattttataataataaaaatgcataattgtaaaatcaaatacaaataaaatatcatgatgtttatttaaaattacaataatttcataaaaaaacaattaaatatcaagactgaaattaaaataaataaattaaatacaaacttaaaataaaaaaaggaataaaaaaaactccattatATATAAGTGAAGAAGGTTAGTGATGATTCAGTATTTTTAGTACtagtataatataataaaagacagtacattgattaattaaaaatttatataacttattaatcttttgtttcttaaatttaatttatcagcAATTCttccaatttaaaattttcacatGCCAAATTCCTTTTTTGAgtacaaatatttcaaaatatgatttgagCTAACAcggatatatttttattttattttatagttagtCGAGTGATATTCCctgatttttttgaataaatttatctCTCCAACGACCTTTTCCTTTGTCTAATTTCCCATTCCAGCCCGAATCCCATCTACTTTTTTGCTCTTGAACAAATCcctcataattaaaattaaaaatgacttaactattaaaaaaatccaaaacgaattaaaatatattttgcaatTTTTCAGATTCAACGTAgttccattttttcttttatatttacttttaacATCCAATCCCCGACGCAAAGAACAGAAAGcgcaaaaatgaaagaaagaacgaAAGAAAAGGGATACCCCTCCCCCCTCCCCTTTCTGTAAAAGCTCACTCACACAACACCAAGCCCTACTTATAACGtctatatctctctctctctctctcaaaaaaaaaaaaaaaaaaaaaaaaaaaagaaaaaaaaaaaaaaaaaaaaaaaacagagagggacAAAAACTCTATTTCCACTCGACGAGAAATATTGATGTCTTAAACAAGATCCACACAGTAGTTACTACTAAATTAAGTTTAATCAGAGAGATTAATAGCTGttaggtttttgttaaaaatggCCTCCACCTCGCAGTCCCTCCGTTTTCTGGCTGGGCCTGCAACCACCGGCCCTGGTGGTGGCAGTTTTGACGCTCTTAATCGCATCCTTGCCGACCTCTGCATACGCGGCAACCCTAAGGTCTCGCTAAATCTCTCTCTCGTTAATTTCAGTGAAGTTAATTGTCgtgtagttttttttgttcaattagtGATCAGTGATAGAGTTACTAGAAATAAGCAAAGCTAATTTGAATTAGGTTTTTGTACTAATTACTAATTGAGTTACTAGAAATATTAGAAATCAAGAAAGGTGAAAGTGGAAACGTGAGTGCGTTGAGTTATgcgttttgttgttttttctttgctaaATTAATTTTCCTGGTCTTGAATGGAGGGGTGTGTTTCTTGtcaggtttttttgtttaattagttATTCGTGATTGATTTAATACTTGGTAGAAATTGGTACAAAGAATTTTTAACTAGGCATTCGTATTAATTACTAACCAGTATTGAAGTTATAGAAAGACCACAACAGAGAATGAGAATTTTAGGCTTTTTTATTGTACgtgttgctctttttttttatttaaatttttgtatgattttgatGGTGAAATGCTCGTGCTGTTATGTAAAAGGAGGGCGCAACATTAGCATTGAGAAAACATCTAGAGGAAGAAGCGCGCGATCTAAGTGGAGAATCATTTCCACGCTTTATGGACCATTTATACGAAAGAATTTCAAGTTTATTAGAAACCAATGAGGTTGCTGAGAATTTGGGAGCATTAAGAGCAATTGATGAGTTAATAGACATAGAACTTGGAGAGAATGCATCCAAAGTGTCTAAGTTTGCTGTTTATATGCGGAGTGTGTTCGAGGTAAAGCGGGATCTTGATGTGTTGACACTTGCTAGTAGAGTTCTTGGCCATCTGGCTAGGGCTGGTGGAGCAATGACTGCGGATGAAGTGAAATTTCAGGTTGGTTAGGCCTTATTTGGTTTGATCGTGTTGTTGTTTGTGCGGTGTCTGATATTTTTGGTTGTGTTAGGTTAAAATGGCACTAGGTTGGCTTCGCAAAGATAAAGCAGAATTTCGCCTTTTTGCTGCcgtcttaattttaaaagtaagtGTGACttacttttcctttccttttttttttgtgttgacaAATTAGCTGCACAGttttttgttattctatttGATAGCGTATTGTTTTGTCCTTCTGATGATGTTGGAAAGACCATCTCATGCCATCTTAAAGACTTTTAGTttgctttactttttttttttttttgaaaatttctacATCTTAAGGACATTCTTGAATCTTTATTATTGTAGGAAATAGCAGAAAATGCTTCTACAGTTTTCAATGTTCATGTAACTGAATTTGTCGAAGCTATTTGGGTTGCACTGAGGCATCCGACATTGGCAATTAGAGAGAAGGCCGTGGAGGCACTGCGTGCTTGCCTTCGAGTTATCGAGAAGCGTGAGACACGTTGGCGCGTGCAGTGGTCAGTTATAATATGTTGATTTTACAGAAGTATATACATTTTGCATCCCGAAGTTGGTTTTTATGGTGGGGGAAAAGGGGCTCTCTTCAAAGGACCAAACTTGTCTAAAaagattttcaagtttttgggCCTTTAGTACCATATTGACTTGT
This region of Populus trichocarpa isolate Nisqually-1 chromosome 9, P.trichocarpa_v4.1, whole genome shotgun sequence genomic DNA includes:
- the LOC7469655 gene encoding uncharacterized protein LOC7469655, with amino-acid sequence MRRSFSGSPFSKPSIISNQGGGGFNPNTPVNSPSDYPRRNSISRDNIVVTLRDHEDKENGKDQTWKSVRIRSPAKGTKNFMSPTISAASKINASPKKKILADRNEQIRTSISFADAKSPLMEDLDSNPDKGLNQKKEVSFDSTVIYLADNNDSKSEKRVDLMVDSSAKDDLDLSSKKLTVEKDCVNLDSSFKINPRVSSSLPSPALAPLDADPSMPPYDPKTNYLSPRPQFLHYRPNPRVELYLNKERDGQSLDEIFASESSETEVSEAEDSHSDDLQKESDASLANEVKEEEESEELLLISEPNPISTFVEEEKEELLVSEPNSISTSVEKAREKRVSKSHFFTRRKFDALLFVLTVGFLYASFSKSPVMDPSVLNNLTFPEPYVPPELSEYARQSFEALAHKVQLWLHQCICYTHNLINSFRGGHNLGSLQYANLTILVEDGIVGGQFAFDQSILGSKVKYEEKVSAPISAAEVDIKLVDEWDQPTTADEDIKEVAGDNNDGYFDSVPDPEEVSVPESEEVNLLPQSEVTGPGKEVIQESAETAANVVKLQSNIDLEDQFVLIPQAAEIQPEILNYMQCQGRDAISSADIESPAAEDNFEILEGAATENPRSSEEVNLFPQSEVSGPGKSTQEAIQESAETAANVVKLQSNIDLEDQFVLIPKAAEIQPEILNSMQSQGRDDISSADIESLVAEDNFEILEGAATENPRSSELVNTHSAQRMVGISLIVFSLLGTVFIYMKSRTPTAQNATFTVDQVPITKKLDFCPLSVAAEHEDIAGESCSSEMSSFSLSYSKKGQKGKSEAQNSKPRKSNHRRESMASSDYSVGSMGSPSYGSFTTYEKIPSKHGNADEEVITPVRRSSRIRHQVISP